From the Papaver somniferum cultivar HN1 chromosome 2, ASM357369v1, whole genome shotgun sequence genome, the window ttcgttcatgagcgcattgattggaagtttggtgaaatgaagaagataaacaagatgaagaacatcgtCCCAAATTTTTACTTTTAGAGTCTTTATTGTAAGTTATGTCACTATCTAGATGAATGAAAGAGGCACCAAtgtaaaataaaattctaaacttttaGATGCACTAGTTTTAATAGtatcttaaaattaaaatttgatacaAATGATAGATGCATCATATTTGGACAGCTAATCTAAACTGATTATATTCGGGCAACACCCTCAAGATAAGATAACAACCATCAAATTGAAAACCTTTTCCCACTCTGTTGCGCCGTTCGAGCCGACACTTTTGCTCCACATCAAATGCGTTTTGGACGTTTTATCTGTTTAGATAGCCTTAAATTTGCGAGCTCGAACTCGAACTGACATGTTGGATTTGTTGAGTGAAAGAATGGAGATTGAAgaaatggtgtgagttgaaatgaaatttgatatcgtatttataggatgaaaagATTGTGACAGTTGGATGAGATGATACTAACGGTCGAGTATCGATCGCTGGCGGTGGAGATTAACTCTACCAGTGTTGGCTACACCGAACGATCGAGACTCGACCGCTCGGTAGACACTTGACCTAGCCTGGTTAAGTGGCATATTTGTCACTTAGCCGGGCCAGTTTGCcagctccatagtgggtgcataaaTGGCAAACTCTTTGGTTTGCCACACCCATAGGAAGTGGCCTTAGAAGTACCGTAGGGAAATAGCTGTAAATAGATTTttgaggaaaaagaaaaagaaagaaaataaataaattaggtaGGTAGGTGGAAGTTATGAGATTAGAAAAGGTTATCCGATATTTTGAATTCCCAGTTACCAGTGTATATTTATAGTAGTAAATCATTAAATAAGAAAAAAGAgtggatttcaaaaaaaaaaagaaaagaaataaattaTACCTCATGTTGAATGAAGCAAGTAAATAAGTTGCTTTCTATCTAACCATACTGACTTTGGTTTAAAGTTAAAAAAACCCACCTTCTTCTCTATCTTTGTCCTTGTGATTTAATTATTTAAAGTGTACTTTTCTCCAATGGGTATCTCTGTATTTAACGCATCcattgctgctacttctttttttCATGGCTTCTTCTTAGACCTTCATAAacttaaacaaaacaagaacGTTTCTTGAGATTTCTTCGAGTTTTGGTTAAATCTCAAGATGGGCACTTTGTATGCATTTCTTAGGTTATTTCTTTGggttcttttcttaatttttaatGGAAAAGCTGAAGAAACTGTTAAAGGAAATGTTtttattgatggaagagttgCCATCGGAAGTACTGATGATGATTTCATATGTGCTACTTTGGATTGGTGGCCTCCTGAGAAATGTGATTACGGAACTTGTAGTTGGGGTCTCGCCTCTCTTCTTAATCTGGTAATTTTACTACTTCATtctgttttctgatttttcttctttaaatATGTTTCTTTCTTTGGCATAAAGTATGGGCTTTGTGAaggtttttatgtattttagaAGAACATCATTTTGTCGCGGGTTTGAGTGTTTgctttaatatctctctctccaCTTACTTTGCTTCATTCTGAGTTTTTTAAGTTTGaatttcaaaatttggttttcaaaACGCAAAGTATGATTAAATGATCAATTTCTGAAACGGGTTTTCACATTTCCCTCTTGTCATTGCATAAACTGTTTGAAAAATGAACCCCTTTTCTCTGTAATTCGATGAACTTTTCTTCAATCTGTGCTTTTTGCAGGACCTTGACAACCCAATTTTGTTAAATGCTGTCAAAGGTAAGAACTTTTTCCGGCAGTTAAAATTGACATTCCTTGACATTTTCGCAGCCTTTCACCACTGACAAGATAAACTTATATGTAGACTTGAAAATTTTGCAGCCTTTTCACCGTTGAAGCTTAGACTGGGAGGTACTTTACAAGATAAGGTCTTGTATGATGTCGGAGACCCTCGACCGCCCTGTAACCGATTTGTTAAAAACACCTCTGATGATTCTATACTATTTGGATATACTGATGGGTGCTTACCCATGCCTAGATGGGATGAGCTAAACAATTTCTTCCAAAAGGCTGGGTATTTTatgtttctttcttctttattttgcttttttatttttattttcaaggtTGAATTGTTCATTGTGTCGATGAATTAACTGTTCATTTCTTATATCTATTCAGGGCGTCGATTATTTTTGGGTTGAATGCACTCAATGGAAGGAATATGACTCGCGATCATTCTGCAGTAGGGCCTTGGGATTTCAAAAATGCTGCTGCTCTTATTCGTTACACAGTCAACAAGAAATACGCCATCTATGGCTGGGAACTTGGTatgaactctctctctctctcactcgcGCGCGCACACACACCTACACATTTTTGACATGATGCAAGCTCAAAATTCCCAAAAATGATTCTGCAACTGTAGGAAATATCGATTCTAGTAGCAAGTGATCCCTCAAACCACTATTTTCATACCCATAGTTCGCAGCACCTTCCATTAATTCGATATGTAGTATTGAAAATTTCTCAGTTTTAGTCTTTAGACCAACTGATATAGTTGGTTGAATTGAGTTTCGAAACCTTGATGCCTCCGTTGAATCCATCCTTCAAGCCGTAAGTAAAATTGATGAAGaaacaacaaaattcattataaCTAACAGTAGTATAAAAATTTGATACTCATGGAAAATTTATAACATGTGTGCAAAGTTAGTGTTTACAGGAACATAAATGCAATCTTACATGTTTTCCTCATTCTTTTTAGAATGGATGCAAATCTACACCTTTAAGCTTGAGTAGAAATTTAAGGTGATCGCATCTTCATTATATTATATTTAATGTTTAGGTAATGAACTGAGTGGAAATGGAATTGGAGCAAGGGTTACTGCAGCACAGTATGCCTCTGATGTGATTGCCCTAAATACTATCGTGCAAGATATTTACAGTGGTTCCAAAGATAAACCACTGGTGATTGCACCAGGTGGATTCTTTGACGCGAAGTGGTACAAAGAACTTGTTGATAAAACACCAAATTCTCTAAATGCAGTGACACACCACATATACAATCTCGGTCCAGGTAAATCTGAAGTCGTGTATAATTAAGTACAATTCAAGAATGATACTAAGTATCATCAAATCTGCTGGGTTCAGTTTGTAATGCTTCTTGCTTTGGAAAGTAGGTGTTGATGACCACTTAGTCGGCAAGATTCTCGATCCAAAATATCTTGATGGTGCAGCCGATACATTTAAGAGCTTGAAGAACATCCTGAAGAATTCTGCAACTTCAGCTACTGCTTGGGTTGGTGAAGCAGGAGGAGCTTATAACAGTGGCCATAATCTAGTCACAAATGCATTTGTGTTTAGCTTCTGGTGAGGTTTTTTGCTTAACTTGGTTAAGATTTATTATGTTTCTAATTCAAGCCTTATTAtaaatatcagaaaatatgcaggTACTTGGATCAGCTTGGCATGTCAGCAGTTTATGATACTAAAACTTATTGTAGACAAACTTTGGTCGGCGGAAACTATGGCCTTCTTAATACTACTACATTCATACCAAATCCTGATTACTACAGGTAATTGTTGAAATGGAGACTATTATCATTCAGGTGATAGATAAAACTGAACCAGCTAAGTTACAAAGTACTACCTAATTAGcttattttggtttttgatgTTGTGCAGTGCTCTTCTATGGCATAGATTAATGGGAAGAAATGTCTTACAGACCAACTTCACAGGAACAAACAAAATTCGAGCATATGCACATTGTGCTAAACAATCTGTGAGTTAGATCAACTTAAATAAATTTGAGtataaatttattttttccttggATAGAGAAGAGAACTAGTCCATTTTATAAAACTCTGCTCTCTTGCGAAATTGGGATTCTATCCATtttgatcttcttcttttttgtaccAACTTTCACAGAAAGGAATTACATTGCTATTGATAAATCTCAGTGGTAACTCTACGGCAGAAGTTCATATGACGACTAAAACAATTATCTCTAGAAAGAAACATcatttgaaattgaaatctcACCACCGGTCTTCAGGATCAAGGCACGCGAAGATTGTCCGAACCTCGAAAATATCTGAAAATACAAGAGAAGAGTACCACTTAACAGCTAAAGACAGGGATTTACACAGCCAAATAATGTTTCTAAATGGGGAGCCTTTGGCTGTAAATTCTGAAGGGGAGATTCCTCTCTTAGAACCCATACACGTAAACTCAACAGAGCCAATAATTGTGGCTCCATATTCAATTGTATTTGCTCATGTTCCCATGATTCATTTTCCCGCTTGTAAGTTGTAAGTACAAACGGAACCAAGAATTGGTTCTGTTTCATTGTTTAATTCAAGtaagagaaaaaaaatggaaaaaaagcaAAAATTTCAAGGGTTTCTCTCTCCAAACCAGAGCTTCTCTCTCCTATCCTTTCTTCCCTTttctctcaaacttttttttgtgtccatGGCAATACAATATCAACCCAAATCTCCTGATATTAATGAAAGATCTCGTAGGAACTATCGATTCAACCAAAACAGAAACAAATCCCGTTCGAAATCAAGATCCAAACTGGCTAGTATATCATCAAATAACCCAAACCACAGTC encodes:
- the LOC113349882 gene encoding heparanase-like protein 3, whose protein sequence is MGTLYAFLRLFLWVLFLIFNGKAEETVKGNVFIDGRVAIGSTDDDFICATLDWWPPEKCDYGTCSWGLASLLNLDLDNPILLNAVKAFSPLKLRLGGTLQDKVLYDVGDPRPPCNRFVKNTSDDSILFGYTDGCLPMPRWDELNNFFQKAGASIIFGLNALNGRNMTRDHSAVGPWDFKNAAALIRYTVNKKYAIYGWELGNELSGNGIGARVTAAQYASDVIALNTIVQDIYSGSKDKPLVIAPGGFFDAKWYKELVDKTPNSLNAVTHHIYNLGPGVDDHLVGKILDPKYLDGAADTFKSLKNILKNSATSATAWVGEAGGAYNSGHNLVTNAFVFSFWYLDQLGMSAVYDTKTYCRQTLVGGNYGLLNTTTFIPNPDYYSALLWHRLMGRNVLQTNFTGTNKIRAYAHCAKQSKGITLLLINLSGNSTAEVHMTTKTIISRKKHHLKLKSHHRSSGSRHAKIVRTSKISENTREEYHLTAKDRDLHSQIMFLNGEPLAVNSEGEIPLLEPIHVNSTEPIIVAPYSIVFAHVPMIHFPACKL